In a genomic window of bacterium:
- a CDS encoding NADP-dependent malic enzyme — MEKVYRDALAFHKKYGGKLAMQSKMPLSGRSDLSLAYTPGVAQVSREIFRDRKSAYAYTMKRNSIAIVTDGSAILGLGNLGAQAALPVMEGKAILFKKFSGIDAFPICLDTQDTEEIIRTVRYIAPGFGGINLEDISAPRCFEIEARLKKELDIPVMHDDQHGTAVVVLASLINALKLKGLSKKSTKVVINGAGAAGGAIAKLLYKYGITGLLVCDRRGLIFKGRRGLDGYKAELARLTRPAYANLVRGKIHDIPLAECLEGADVFIGVSTGNVVTAKMVQGMNVKPVIFALANPIPEIFPHHAKAAGAFIVASGRSDFPNQINNALVFPGIFRGALDNRVKQITDAMLIRAAQNLASCVSNPSPRKIIPSIFSKDVVRAVSRAITK, encoded by the coding sequence ATGGAAAAAGTTTATCGTGACGCTCTTGCGTTCCACAAAAAATATGGCGGTAAACTGGCGATGCAAAGCAAAATGCCGCTTTCCGGCAGGAGCGACCTGTCTTTAGCATATACGCCCGGCGTTGCACAGGTGAGCCGGGAGATCTTCCGGGACAGAAAGTCCGCGTACGCCTATACCATGAAGCGCAACAGTATTGCCATTGTCACGGACGGCTCGGCTATTCTCGGACTGGGTAATTTAGGGGCCCAGGCGGCGCTTCCCGTAATGGAAGGAAAGGCGATTCTCTTTAAGAAATTTTCCGGCATAGACGCGTTTCCCATTTGCCTCGATACCCAGGATACAGAAGAGATTATAAGAACGGTGCGGTATATTGCGCCAGGTTTCGGGGGTATTAATCTCGAGGACATATCCGCTCCGCGCTGTTTTGAAATAGAAGCGCGGTTAAAAAAAGAGCTCGATATTCCCGTGATGCACGACGACCAGCATGGCACGGCAGTGGTGGTGCTTGCCTCGCTTATTAACGCATTGAAATTGAAGGGCCTGAGCAAGAAGAGCACGAAAGTCGTCATTAACGGAGCCGGAGCGGCAGGAGGCGCGATAGCAAAACTTCTTTATAAATATGGCATCACCGGTCTTTTGGTATGCGACAGACGGGGTCTCATATTCAAGGGACGCCGAGGACTCGATGGCTACAAGGCCGAGCTTGCCCGCCTGACCCGTCCGGCATACGCCAACCTTGTTCGCGGGAAAATACACGATATTCCTCTTGCCGAGTGTCTTGAAGGAGCGGACGTGTTCATTGGCGTAAGCACGGGAAACGTTGTAACTGCAAAGATGGTGCAAGGCATGAACGTAAAACCCGTCATTTTTGCCCTTGCAAATCCGATTCCGGAAATATTTCCGCATCACGCCAAAGCTGCGGGGGCTTTTATAGTCGCAAGCGGCAGAAGCGATTTCCCGAATCAGATAAATAACGCGCTAGTATTCCCCGGGATATTCCGCGGAGCGTTGGATAATCGGGTGAAGCAAATAACGGACGCGATGCTCATCCGCGCGGCACAAAATCTTGCTTCGTGTGTTTCGAACCCAAGTCCGAGAAAGATCATCCCATCCATTTTTTCTAAAGACGTTGTCCGGGCGGTTTCGAGAGCCATAACAAAGTGA
- a CDS encoding glycosyltransferase — MKSYSIEKRKDNKPGNAIVIIINSLYPGGAERLVIDDINMLLDRDVDVRLITLRAEKPGASFADALHKSHLQWQTICFQNLFDFFAWIRLWRLLYSWHPRAVVTHLWLANTVGRITAWLAGVRMIVAFEQNVYERTKSRRHFRVDWLLAKISTHIVAVTYEARNSLIRHGIPERKISVISSAINIRRYERLESKGIRTKLGYPERAFIFIWIGRFIRQKAVDVLLRAFAKLQNGLLILVGDGEEREILQQLAAELHIEKQVRFLGFQNDVREFLAAGDCFVLPSRWEGLPVALLEAMAAGKPIIAGDIEGIREAVTQAKNAILVRPDDVESLAAAMRSMMADNALRARLSQASIIRAKDFSIESHTDQLLKLLGYS, encoded by the coding sequence ATGAAATCTTATAGCATAGAAAAAAGAAAGGATAATAAACCAGGAAATGCAATCGTCATTATTATCAATTCGCTTTATCCCGGCGGAGCAGAACGATTGGTGATCGATGATATTAATATGCTACTCGATCGCGATGTCGATGTGCGATTGATCACGTTAAGAGCGGAAAAACCTGGAGCAAGCTTTGCCGATGCTCTACATAAATCCCATCTCCAGTGGCAAACGATTTGTTTTCAGAATCTTTTTGATTTTTTCGCGTGGATACGACTTTGGCGCTTGTTATATTCTTGGCATCCACGGGCGGTGGTGACGCATTTATGGCTTGCGAACACGGTAGGACGTATTACCGCATGGCTTGCGGGAGTTCGGATGATTGTTGCGTTCGAACAGAACGTATATGAGCGTACCAAGTCTCGACGGCATTTCCGGGTAGATTGGCTACTTGCGAAAATTTCAACCCATATTGTGGCGGTGACCTATGAAGCTAGGAACTCGCTTATCCGACACGGCATCCCCGAGCGAAAAATCTCTGTTATCTCGAGCGCAATAAATATCCGCCGCTATGAACGACTTGAATCCAAGGGCATTCGAACGAAACTCGGATATCCAGAACGGGCTTTTATTTTCATATGGATAGGGCGATTCATCCGTCAAAAAGCAGTTGATGTATTGCTGCGGGCTTTTGCTAAGCTTCAAAATGGCCTTCTTATTCTCGTTGGCGATGGAGAAGAACGGGAAATATTACAGCAACTTGCGGCGGAGCTGCATATTGAAAAACAAGTGCGCTTCCTTGGTTTTCAGAATGACGTTCGAGAGTTTTTGGCAGCGGGGGATTGCTTCGTTTTGCCGTCGCGCTGGGAAGGACTCCCAGTGGCGCTATTGGAGGCGATGGCAGCGGGGAAGCCGATCATTGCAGGAGATATTGAGGGCATAAGGGAAGCGGTCACTCAAGCCAAGAACGCTATTTTAGTAAGGCCTGATGATGTAGAATCGCTCGCGGCTGCTATGCGTAGCATGATGGCTGATAACGCGCTACGCGCGCGACTTTCGCAAGCAAGTATCATTAGGGCAAAAGATTTTAGTATAGAATCCCATACAGATCAGTTACTTAAGCTTCTGGGTTATTCATAA
- a CDS encoding glycosyltransferase, translating into MNRSLSGKLLSGRIYPEFFNIANDDTVLYAGCGQGSQVLAYGNKGAHIVASDVQKERVESALRNAEALGIKNIEGVAANLESLPFADNTFDKIIAVDVIQHAQNPEKVFAELRRVLKENGRVLVTFPALQHYLLTKISRWKNGTSPGGKWNPDAFNHNLPVAEWLLAASDAGLELVRSHATTLFPPLHRYGIPRFWFSNEVIHAFDYFLGGLWGLKNFGQALMCVYHKVIPNKKSDMKKKIYYIANLRLPTEKAHGVQIMRMCSAFAHAGNDVTLITPFRFRVGDLGHVKNIFTYYGVEKNFKILRLPSFDLFPLTHFFPFFDRAAFVIQYGSFLLSVICYLLSMRRQKAVIYTRDSRIARLVLWLTKNVFLELHTIPKMDDIEVARGVCGIVTVTRKLRDLLIEGGVAEENIMVAPDGVDVAAFESVIKDETELRKELHLPMDAILVGYTGRLKTFDQEKGIPELLEAFAVAYATHPRIRLVIIGGDPADAQKYTKRLTDSRIIARIHFVRHVPPTDVPKYLKALDVLVAPFPRSEHYANAMSPLKIFEYMASGKPMVVSDLPSVREILSGESAYFFEAGNPQDLARVLLKVLDNPDQARQRAEGARKLVPKYIWKERAKNILDFMEIQTPASER; encoded by the coding sequence ATGAACAGGTCATTGTCTGGTAAATTGTTGTCTGGACGCATTTATCCGGAGTTTTTCAATATTGCAAATGATGATACGGTGCTTTACGCGGGATGCGGTCAGGGATCGCAGGTTTTGGCTTATGGAAATAAAGGGGCGCACATCGTAGCGAGCGATGTGCAAAAAGAACGCGTAGAGAGCGCGCTGAGGAATGCCGAGGCTTTGGGAATAAAAAATATTGAAGGCGTTGCGGCAAATCTCGAGTCGTTGCCGTTTGCCGATAATACATTTGATAAAATCATCGCCGTTGACGTCATCCAGCACGCCCAAAACCCCGAGAAGGTTTTTGCAGAGCTGCGAAGGGTGCTTAAGGAAAATGGCCGGGTCCTTGTCACGTTTCCCGCGCTACAGCACTATTTGCTGACGAAGATTTCGAGGTGGAAGAATGGAACATCTCCGGGCGGGAAGTGGAATCCGGACGCCTTTAACCACAATCTGCCGGTAGCCGAATGGCTTTTGGCGGCCAGCGATGCCGGACTAGAACTTGTGCGGAGTCATGCCACAACCCTCTTTCCACCGCTCCATCGCTATGGTATTCCGCGATTCTGGTTTTCGAATGAGGTCATTCATGCATTCGATTATTTTCTCGGCGGTTTATGGGGTTTGAAGAATTTTGGTCAAGCACTCATGTGCGTATATCACAAAGTCATTCCAAATAAAAAATCGGATATGAAAAAGAAGATATATTATATAGCCAATTTACGCTTACCCACCGAAAAAGCTCATGGGGTGCAGATCATGCGAATGTGCTCGGCTTTTGCGCATGCGGGCAACGACGTTACGCTTATTACGCCGTTTCGCTTTCGAGTCGGTGATCTTGGGCATGTAAAAAATATTTTTACGTACTATGGCGTAGAAAAGAATTTTAAAATTCTCCGCTTGCCCTCATTCGACCTTTTCCCGCTTACTCATTTTTTTCCGTTTTTCGACCGCGCGGCATTTGTAATCCAGTATGGCTCCTTCCTGTTATCTGTTATCTGTTACCTGTTATCTATGCGACGGCAGAAAGCCGTCATCTATACTCGCGATTCTCGCATTGCCCGTCTTGTGTTGTGGCTTACAAAAAATGTTTTTCTTGAGCTTCATACTATTCCCAAGATGGACGACATTGAAGTTGCGCGAGGCGTTTGCGGCATCGTAACGGTAACGCGCAAGCTCCGGGACTTATTGATTGAAGGAGGCGTCGCAGAAGAGAACATTATGGTAGCGCCGGACGGGGTTGATGTTGCAGCGTTCGAGTCGGTGATCAAAGATGAAACAGAACTCCGCAAAGAACTTCACTTGCCGATGGATGCAATCCTTGTCGGCTATACTGGTCGGCTTAAGACATTTGACCAGGAAAAGGGCATTCCCGAACTACTGGAAGCTTTTGCCGTTGCCTATGCGACGCATCCGCGTATTCGCTTGGTCATTATCGGCGGTGATCCAGCGGATGCGCAAAAGTATACGAAGCGCCTCACCGACAGCCGCATTATTGCCAGGATTCATTTTGTACGGCATGTTCCGCCAACAGACGTTCCAAAATACTTAAAAGCGCTGGATGTGCTCGTGGCACCGTTTCCGCGCTCGGAACATTATGCCAATGCCATGTCGCCGCTCAAAATTTTCGAATACATGGCATCCGGAAAGCCCATGGTAGTTTCCGATTTACCATCAGTTCGGGAAATTCTTTCTGGAGAGAGCGCATACTTTTTTGAAGCAGGGAACCCGCAGGATTTGGCAAGAGTCTTGCTGAAGGTGCTTGATAACCCGGATCAAGCGCGGCAGCGTGCAGAGGGGGCCCGTAAGCTCGTTCCGAAGTATATATGGAAGGAGCGCGCGAAGAACATTCTTGACTTTATGGAAATCCAAACTCCCGCATCCGAGCGATGA
- a CDS encoding four helix bundle protein, whose translation MKVASHKTLIVWQKAYELALMVYKTTSTFPKEEQFSLISQMRRAALSVPANISEGYIRMTRKDQLHFYNIALGSLTELECYIEFSKDIGYTDQVNYQKASGLHNEVLKLLRGFINSQRS comes from the coding sequence ATGAAAGTAGCAAGTCATAAAACTCTCATAGTTTGGCAGAAAGCTTATGAATTAGCTCTCATGGTCTATAAGACTACTTCAACATTTCCCAAGGAAGAGCAATTCAGTTTAATATCGCAAATGCGAAGGGCTGCATTGTCTGTTCCCGCAAACATATCGGAGGGATATATTCGGATGACTCGCAAAGATCAGTTGCATTTTTATAATATAGCTCTTGGATCTCTGACCGAACTCGAATGTTATATTGAGTTCTCCAAAGACATTGGTTATACAGATCAGGTGAATTATCAAAAAGCTTCTGGGCTTCACAATGAGGTACTGAAACTTTTAAGAGGATTTATAAATAGTCAGCGAAGCTGA
- a CDS encoding glycosyltransferase family 4 protein: MLKRLLIITQKVDKDDAVLGFFHRWLEEFAKHLEKVEVLCLYEGTHALPKNVSVYSLGKEKGYSKIRQLFRFWKFCFALTRKIDGVFVHMNAIYVLLGWVFWKMRGVNIFLWRNHPEGGWLARLAYVLAHRIFYTSPHAHAARFPRAQRMPAGIDTDFFRKDERVSRTPNSILFLGRISPVKHIEIVLEAAKLLDAGGSSFTLSVVGSAPKADDVYEAKIHELALPLFKKGIVKFVPAVRNTDTPHIYNAHEIFINATPTGSYDKTILEAMACGTIPLVCNRSFAEILSKDLVFSEGDTHDLAQKLIMALRLSEDRRQDIRRRLRDYVDTRHGIERLVYNVCAQYEIL; this comes from the coding sequence ATGCTAAAGCGACTACTTATCATCACTCAAAAGGTAGACAAAGACGATGCCGTTTTAGGGTTTTTTCATCGATGGCTCGAAGAATTTGCGAAACATCTGGAGAAAGTAGAGGTGCTATGCCTTTACGAAGGAACGCATGCATTGCCAAAAAATGTTTCGGTGTACTCGCTTGGCAAGGAGAAAGGGTATTCAAAAATAAGGCAGCTCTTCAGGTTCTGGAAGTTCTGCTTCGCACTGACCCGCAAGATAGACGGAGTATTTGTGCATATGAATGCGATCTATGTGCTCTTGGGGTGGGTGTTCTGGAAAATGCGGGGCGTAAATATCTTCTTGTGGAGAAACCATCCGGAGGGCGGGTGGCTTGCCCGCTTGGCTTATGTTTTGGCCCATCGCATCTTCTATACGTCGCCGCATGCGCATGCAGCCCGTTTTCCTCGTGCGCAACGGATGCCCGCAGGCATTGATACTGATTTTTTCCGCAAAGATGAGCGCGTATCCAGGACGCCAAACTCGATTCTTTTTTTGGGCCGCATCTCGCCCGTGAAGCATATCGAGATAGTGCTTGAAGCCGCAAAACTCCTTGACGCTGGCGGGTCAAGCTTTACGTTATCTGTTGTGGGCTCCGCACCGAAAGCCGATGATGTTTACGAGGCGAAGATCCATGAACTAGCTCTCCCACTTTTTAAAAAAGGGATAGTGAAGTTTGTACCGGCTGTTCGAAATACCGACACCCCTCATATTTACAATGCTCACGAAATATTTATTAATGCGACGCCAACCGGCTCCTATGACAAAACGATTCTTGAAGCTATGGCCTGCGGAACGATTCCACTGGTTTGTAATCGTTCATTTGCTGAAATTCTCTCCAAGGATTTAGTATTTTCGGAAGGGGACACTCACGATCTTGCGCAGAAGCTTATAATGGCGCTACGTCTATCAGAGGACCGGAGGCAAGATATTCGCAGAAGGTTGCGCGATTATGTGGACACGCGCCATGGTATCGAGCGGTTGGTGTATAATGTATGTGCGCAGTATGAAATCTTATAG